The genomic interval CTAcaagtttttgtaatttaaaaaaaaaataaagaagacgAAAAATGTCACAAACACCCATTCCGCTTCCATTTTGCTTTGTCATGATTACAAGAGCGCGTTCGAAGCGCTTCCATGGCGGCTCCGTTACCTTCGCCACACCGTCACCCGGCTCACAAAAGCCACAGGACTGCTGAGTCATTACTTGACGTCACCGCCTCGACACGGTCACGTGCTCCCAGTTCACGTAAAGTGTCTGTGCGCGAGGAAGGGATTGACACAGCTAGCGCGCGGTGCGATCAAATATCAGCTGCTCGCAATTCGACACGGCTTTATTTCGTTACAGTCGAGGTGGCGAGCGACCTTAGCCCGTGCTTGACTCAGAACCGCGAGGAGGCGAAAGTCAAATATATTCGCGTTTAAAACGAGTCGGACAAGGCCTAGCGTGCGTGCTCCCGTTTGCCAACGTTAAATTGTCGTAAACTGAGTATCTCAAGAGAAGTGAGATCGCGGTTCGCGGTGGAGGAGACGCAGAAGCCTGAGACCGTAACAATAAGAGAGGGACCGTAGGTTTGTGCTATGGGCTTACTGTCACAAGGGTCACCGCTCAACTGGGAAGAGACCAAGAAACATGCTGACCACGTTAGAAAGCACGGCATCCTGCAGTTCCTCAACATCTACAACAAGGTCAAAGATCGACAGAAGGATGTGTTGAAATGGGGAGACGAGGTGAGGCTCTTTCTCGTCTTCAAAAAACACGGTATAACTGCATGTGAGAAACACGTGGTTTCGTGTTTAGAGGCAGCGTGCAATGATGCAATGGACCGAATGAATTCGGATGCTGCTTGTAAGCAGGTGCTCCGTTCAGCTCGCTTTGTTTTCCGCGTGCTTCCAGCGTCTCGCATCGACCCTCGACTGGACGCTTGCAGTCTTGTCTAGTTTTGTAAGCGAATGCAATTCACGCGCGTACATGCTTTTATCGGCCAAACTAAAACTTCACTTAGTTTAGATCTGCGTTAACTTTCGAAAGCGTGTGACCTCTTTCAGTGACGTTTAAAAGCGACCCCGGGGTGACCTCTTATGAGACACTGCGCAGCCAAAGATcaaatttagatattttgatTTGACTCCACATTCTcccatttgtgtttttttgtgtgttgagTATTCATTTCAAGTGTGGAAAATCACAGTAATGAGAGGGCGTGTCCAAACAGCATGTATAACGCAGCCCAGGCATGTAAAGATCTGcctacagtgtttttgtttatttatttttataagttcACAGATTTGAATGGATGGTGGGCAGTGCATCATATATTTTAGtgagctttttattattttttttaatataacactaAACGAAACCTCTTAAACGAGCGTGACTAAAAGTGTTATCATATACAAATGCGCAATGCACTTAGGATCAACAGGCTGTCAATTTCTAAACCTCCTTTTGAAATGGCTTTACATTTCATTACCTTTTGTTCTGCCAAAAGATGTCAATGGATTTATGATAAAACCTGCTGGAATGTTGTTGGTTTAGGTGAATCTTTTGTTCCGCATTGGTGGATTTAAAAGGCCATGAGAGTGGAATGGCTTCGGTCTAGAAAGGTTTCACTGCGTTTTTACTTTCATGATGAGTACGTTAAGAATGTtcgggggagaaaaaaaaataacattgtgcTTTGTCATCGTGGCATTTGCAAATCAAATCTGTTCACGCATAATATGCATAATACCTCAGTAAAGGACACAGTGTTCGcagagacttttatttattttttacctgtGGGTAATATTTTGTGGATTTGTTAGTAACGTGATGGGCTCTGTTGTAAAAAGTGTTTGAAACCTCTTGCAGGTGGAGTACATGTTGGTGGAAATGGATGACAAACATGAGAAGGTCTGCCTAGTTCTGAACGGGAAGGATGTTTTGGAAATCCTTCAGGAAAAGGGTGAAAAGATCAACCCCAAGTGAGTGACTTTTctatgttaaatgttttaaaccagGTCAGGTTTATTCATAGGAATATATGTATtgtaactgtttaaaaaaagcataataataatgcaaaacaactTCTGGCCTTTATTGCACCCATTGTGGATTAATTTGAAACTTGTTAGTTTAAAGAGCTGGTTCATCCTTTCGTACACTTTAACCTCAGCCAGTCCCTCTTCTATTCATTGGTATAATCAGTCAACAAGATCGATCGCGCCTTTTTGTACATGTACTTCTTGTACTTTCGGAAGTCAGTTGAAGCATTTGGTTTGGACAGCATGAGCTTTCAAGTTTGGTAAGTTGTTATGTAGACCCTTTTAGGGCAAAATAAAGCGAAAGCTGGAGGTGGTAATTCAAAATACACCGATTCGGCAACACtaaggagcttaaaatatcatcttgtCCATCGATTGTCGATCGTCAAAACTGCTCGCGTTGGCAGAAAAGGTCTTTTTCAATAGGTTAAGTCATGTATGAAAttatgtctgtgtgcatgtgcttGAAACAACATACCAGTGATTTATGTGCTTATGTGCATGTACgttattgtgattaattgtggcTGAAATAAtttagctgttaaaaaaaagtggatagctgaatatatatatatatatatacacacacatcttgACCATGTAAACACGGTGAGTTTGTCTTAACTATAGTCACTCAACCGGAGGTAACCCTGTCAGGTCATCCATCCATTGAGTGAGCGTGTACGGGTCGGCCGATCCGGGTTCTTTCGTTAAAGTTAACCTTTTCAAATAACAGTCGCAGTTCCGCACAGCGAGTGACCTTACGTAAGCAGGTACAATTCCTCCAGttactgttaaaaaacaaactaacagaCTTCATAGCTACTGTTAATAAAGGGTCCGTTAATAAAGAATCTTTCTGCCTCCGCCCAAGCTCCTCCCACAGAAAAACGCTGCAGTGTTTACTGACAGAAAAATGGtctttatatttttctgaacCTGTTTACACAAGTTCATCTGAGGCCAAGTGCTACTGTAGCTGTTGTAGCTCAGGGGAGATGGGAAATGAGAGAGCCGTGGCATTCCTCATTACTGCCTCTCTGCTGCACATACTGAAGAGCGCAGCACGTTTAACCCCACATGCCACCTGCGTCAGCAGTAGAATCATACATTGGCGGGAtcgattataattttttttattttaatgccttttttcGATTTCCCTTTTGTCATTTCCAaatgtgtgaccctggactacaAAACCAGTCGTATACATACAATTTTGGGGAATAATTAGGTTTATGCTTTATTtgaatgatgataataataagctttccattgataaaGTTTTAAAGTTGACTAAATGAAGTCcttggcaatgcatattactaatcaaaaatatgtcCATGGgacatatttacttaatatcctaatgattttttttttttgcattaaagaaaaccaatctttttgacccatacaaacttattgttggctattgctacaaatatacccgtgctacttaagactgcttttgtgctccggGCTCACATTTTAGAATCTAAAGTCTACCAAGCCAGGgcataatataatgcatatttttgaaacAAGGTTTCTCTTTGTTTGAAATAGCATGACGACCACTTAGGTAATTATAGTTTCTGGGTGAAGAGACAAAACGTTGGTCTGTTGCTTTGCAATGCCTTTTTTGTTTAGATTCGTCTTAGTAGTTGGTTGTCAATCTTGCCCGTTTGCAGCCACCCCACTCTGTGGAGGCCGGAGTACGGCAGCTACATGATCGAAGGGACCCCCGGGCAGCCGTACGGAGGAACCATGTCCGAATTTAACACGGTGGAAGACAACATGGGAAAACGGAGGATAGAAGCAGCATCTGTGCTTAATAAGAACGAGACTCTCCTCACAGTTACATCATTCCCAAGGTAGTTATATCATCAATCCTTTGCTGTAATGTAGTAGTTATATCCATATCCACCTGAAGTTGTGCAAGACGTTGTGCggagccgtagatcactgacaatcTATCGTGTTCAGTTTAGCAAACTTTACATGTACCATTCTAAACTTCAGGTAATTTAAATGAGAGAAGTGGTTGTATTGTAATAgggtataaatgtattttatatttatatatatatatatatatatatatatatatatatatatatatatatatatatatatatatatatatatatatatatatatattatatttttttttttttttttagtttttgaactCATTAGCAAGGAGTTAgtttaaaatgcagtgtttatttttatttttttgcatgtgtctATGAACTATCAACATAATTAATACAGCAATTGCTGCAAACTATCTCTGTAACTATGACATGTACAGAGATTGTAATCTGAAAGTGGTGTAGGTGGTCATAATGCCCACTCCTAGTATCCACGTGGCATGCTtggcatgtttatttttttctatttaatttgataaatgaTTGTGATGTGTCCccaattaaattgtaaaatgtaattaatttaatgtaatgttctAATGCGTAAGCTCCAAGTGATTTGGGTGTTCTAAATGTGTATAGATAACATTCACCTTTTACCTCAAACACTTTTATTGACCCTGATAAAAGATGCAGGCTTATATTTGTCTTTCCTTGCTattgaatcatttgtagagttGCATTGCAGTATGCGAATGCATGCGGTTCTGAATTGCAGTTTGCTCTATTTTTCTCCttgcgtttttttttgtgttttaggttAGGCTGCCCGGGCTTCACTCAGCCGGAATACAAACCCACACCTGTTGAAAAAGGGGTGTCCAAATCGCTCTTCTTCCCTGATGAGGCCATTAACAGACACCCTAGATTCAGGTGAGAGATCGCGTGTCATACGCCTCTGTCCACATTCGTTTCAGTTCCAGAATCCAGTTGAGCAGTCTCCGATTTCACGTTAGAATGGGCCGGGTTTTACATTGCAGCTGAAAGTGTTTGAAGTGACGTGCGACACAGAACAGCGTGAAGTTGTTTGCGTAAGCCTGAGCTCAGTGGCATTACAAGGGGATTATGGGGAGCCCAGTTCAACAGACAATGATCGTTCGCATACCAGTAGCCAAGAGAATTTTACAAAGGGCTGCTCATCTGTAGAGTTGCGGTCACTCATTTACAGTTAGTGAAGTATCTCTGTAAACCTGCACCGTTTGCTCTGCAGGCATGTcatgatttttacaaaaaaatggttATTAGAGCTGGATAAGGTATGGATTGTTTAGGTGATGCACTAACAGATCTCGTTTGTTAATCTATTACAGCACTCTGACGAGAAACATACGCCACCGGAGGGGTGAGAAAGTGGTGATAAATGTACCAAGTgagtgtgttatttattatatattgggtttttttatgttgttgaaaGTAAATTTTTCTCTGGAAATGAACACAGTGcatgtgcttttatttaatctacTCCTAATGTGAGTGAATGAGTTTATTATGATGACCCTGAAACTTGAGCACTACCCAGTGGATACACTGGAGCTTTTCTCAACATACAGTTCATTGATGTACACCTAAGCAGGTGCAACGCTACAAGATTCTAAACGTAGACCTGTTATTTTATGAGAtgctatgaaagtcaatgggtaTGTGATATTTAATGTGCAGTTACATCTGAgggtaaatttatttatttttttgcacatggTTGCCAGTTGGGAACACTGGACAGGAAATACGTGATCTAGGAAAACCATTAGATGGTGAAGGTTTAACTTAAGGTTTATATTTTGTCCATAGGTTGATTTGTTAAAAGTTATGGGGATCTGAATTTGGATGATGGCTACGATTTTCAGGAATTTTGAGAAAAACCGGGCTTAAGACTTTAAGCGAGTTTTTGATGAGTTTCACTTTTACTTCATGGGCTTACCGAGAGCTGTAGCACTATACTGCATCATTACACAGACAGACTAATACTCTGGAGATGGGCATAGTTGCTCATCTTACGGTTACCCCTTGTTTGTTTAGATGGCACGAATAGTGTACCTCAGAACAGAAAAATGAGACATTTTCAGGATAATTAAACAGGAGGTAAATATTGCAGCTAGGGCTTTCACGATTCGTTGATTTTAAGGCTGCATGGTAAATGAGAcccatttaaaaatcacaattaagcATAATTGTGAAATCACAAATGCTACGATTTAATTATGCGATGCAGGTCTAATACAGTATATGctctatataattatttacatgcagGTAGGTTATGTATGTGCATCACACAGCGGCTCTGTTTACAGTAGTTCCACAGAAACTGTTATGATTTACATCTGTGGAGCATCTCCAAACTCCATGTCGTTTTGAGTTAGGGTTTATTATAATGTTCATCTAGGAATGCAACCTGCTCCATTTGATCAGATTTGTGAGGCAAATCATTTGCAAATACAGAGAATAATATCtcagtttcaaaataaaagctctcaCATTTTAATGTCTACATATTCGTATTTATGTGTAACGTTGCAACATTGCTATAACCTCTATTGTTTGTAATACTTTGTTAAagttttgttcaataaaacaaaatgatttcttgctttttatactttatttaaactattatgGTCTTGTAATATGTAGGTGTgtgtggtggtgtttttttttttttttttttttaaagctattgtTCACATCTACTCTTATTACCACAAAAAGAATAATTCTAATTATAAGacctttttaaaagttgtaCTTTTGTACAGTTGTAAGTTTGTACTATGAGATAGACATATCCTGAttggtaaaatgtatttttattattattttgtgggAAATTAATTCAACATTGAACTGATTTTGAGCTGCTTTACTGAAAAATTTGAGCCGTTTCCGTATTTGATTCTGTTATTTTCTTGTTAGTCACGGCGAAAGAAAGTTTATTACTCTATAACACTCTGCAAAATGCCAAATGTGTGGTAtaggattattaaaaaaaaacaaaacaaggtttttgttctatttctgcatgttttaaattacttctcttttgtctttttaacagtttttaaagataaaaacacaCCATCTCCTTTTGTGGAGGCATTCCCGGAGGATGATGGAGAAGCTGCCCGGGGAGCCCTACCTGATCACATCTACATGGACGCCATGGGCTTTGGCATGGGAAACTGTTGCCTGCAGGTGAAATGTCTTTTCCTCTTAGAAACCTGAccattgttcttttgaaccgAGGATATTTAAGTCAAGCGATATTTTAGACCAATGGCATTAAACCAATGTTAAGGCATTAGACCAATGTTGTCCATTGCTGCCATTGCAGGTGACCTTCCAGGCCTGCAGCATCAGTGAGGCGCGCTACCTTTATGACCAACTGGCCACCTTCTGTCCCATAGTGGTAAGAGCACACGGATTTCTTACAAAAGAACAAGCTCTCCATATCCAAAACCAGAAAGtactgttaaataaattgtGGGGGAAAAGGAAAACTTTTATGCATGATGTAGCTACTTGTAAAAGGGAGGGGTATCCTGCCACactgaagaaaataaagagtaaaattGACATTTTGAGATCCCAAACTTAAAGCATTTACAAGTCTAGCATAGTGTAACTTTGACCTTCAGTTGAAAATTTACCAAAGATAAAGTAATATAGATAACCCACCCTCATCTTTTTCACATTCCTGTTGTATAACCTTTTAAGATGCTTGTAGATGTTTCCAGAAATGCACTCAGTTGTCGTTATTGCTGTTTATGTTTGTACAGATGGCTCTCAGCGCTGCCTCGCCGTTCTATCGGGGCTATGTATCAGACATCGACTGCCGCTGGGGTGTGATCTCTGCATCTGTGGATGACAGAACCCGAGAGGAGCGGGGCCTGGAGGTGAGAGAGGATCCTgccttcactttttttattactaaaatgGTGCCTGTGTGGCTGTATGGTTATGacttgcacacaaacaaaaaaagtcatagaCCCTGTTCATGAGTAAATGGATTACCTTGGAAACCAGACCTAAAGAAAATTGACCTAGGTTGGGttctttgcattattttttttttcccataatttGCTCCTTGCATTGTGCAGTGTTTTTGACTCCAGTTACTTTCACTAATTATgagtcattttataattataggCTGCATAATGTTTTGTAACACCCACATCCAGACAATAGACCCTTCTAATTCACTAATGATTACAGTCGTCACACTTGTGTGAATCATAGATGGAGTAGCAGACAGCTtctgttaatcattttaaaagaaaactaatcTCATCCAATAGGTGCTTTAGGTGCTCAATATGTGACCTATGCCGGCAAAATGAGTCGGAACGCTAGTTTTAGAGctacaggcaaaaaaaaaaaaaaagtttgaatttgaGAGTGTGAAAAATAAGTCCAAGTCTAGTGATCCCAGTGCTCCAAATGATAAAAGTATTCAGATTTCTTCTCACACTGACTCCCATCCAAAACACAGAATGAACATATTTAAGTAGGCTGTTTACTCAAACACAATCTGCTACATCGGTAACATTTGAAGAACTTCTGgggaaaaacatgaaaatattagaTCCACAAAGTACAGTAGGTATTggtgttaaaggggtcatgtgaggtcgctaaaaataatatatatatatatatttttatgtggaTACTGTACATTTGTTGTTGTTCCTCTACTCCCTGCTTTCCTGAAATGCATGgatttttacaaagctcattgttctgAGAAGTAATGTGTGCTATTGATTGTCCAGCTATCAAGTGCATTGCGATTGGCTGAATACCACTAGTGTGTCATGGAAATGTTGCCAATTTAGTGTTTCTAGATTTGTTTCCAAAAAAGTGACGAACCATAGTAAATTTCAAATTTAAGTATGAACACACTTGTGCTCAACTGTTCtgaaacagtgttgtaaatacaatttGACCACAGATTTTTAGTTACGTTCTCTTTTTGAAGCACAAAGTAGGTTTATAATGAAAcggcgtctccagaacatgatGCCAGCGACAACACTGCAGCGAGAATAAtggctccgccttctttcttatgtaaacatttgggatgtgttataaaaataaacccacactgtgatgtagagaagtgggAGCGGGAGTAAATATACTCTCTTTTACTCCTGTGGTCATTACATCAGATATTTCCATCACAAGATTTATAAGCTAAAATCTTTGCCAAACTGATCAATCATCAGATGTTTGGATATCACTAGTTGTAGAAGGTGAGCAGGTCACGCTGCCCATGTCCTTGTGCATTTTTGATTGCTCTTTCGTAGATCTGGTTATGGTTATGAATGTATGGCGTCTTGTTTGTTTTCGTCTCTCAAGccactgaaaaacaacaaattccGGATCCATAAATCACGGTATGATTCGATCGACAGTTACCTTTCCTGCTGTGGCGAAAAATACAACGACATTGAGTTGACCATAGATGAAGACATCAACAAACAGCTCCTAGATGCAGGTAAAGAAACACGCACTGCCACACACTCTCCAATCTACAGCGACTTGAGGCTGTGCGCGCTCCCCGGACATCTCAAAACTGTCTTTGTCCTCTTGTCAAAATACACTGTGAGACCACATGTTCAGCATTGTCGCTCTAGTCCGATTTAGTCGGGGTATGAGAATCATTGAAGCAGGTCGCTTGTCAGCTCTGTGGAGTATTTTTAAGCTCGCTTGTATTGCTCTGTTGCAGGCATTGACAAACTGCTGGCTCAGCACATTGCGCATCTCTTCATCCGCGACCCGCTGTCGCTTTTCCAGGAGAAGATTCATTTGGACGATGAGAACGAATCGGACCACTTTGAGGTAAACTGATTTTTGTTGttcaacagcaacaaaaaaagaaatgtcaatATTAGACTGGTATTCACTCACTTTGGTTAAAATTGCATGCGTATTGCAGAACATTCAGTCAACCAACTGGCAGACAATGAGGTTCAAGCCCCCCCCTCCCAACTCTGACATCGGATGGAGAGTCGAGTTCCGTCCAATGGAGGTATTAAACAAACAGCCGTCTGCCCGCTGTCTGCGTGCCAAATGATGCAAGTAGACACGGCTTGACTGGCTGTGTGCTTAGCAAAGCAAACGTCAGTACTCGCCACCTACAGTTTATTCAAGCACAACATGCAAAGCTCACAGAAGACACGCACGCATTGCATTGCTAAGGGCTTcatgcatcaatggaaagcttatttagcTTTCAGCTGatgtagaaatataaaaaaaaacctttttgactggttttgtggtcatgTTTGTCATGCCTTTTTCTCTCCTTCTTAACAGGTTCAACTGACAGATTTTGAAAACTCTGCTTATGTGGTGTTTATCGTTCTCCTCACCCGTGTGATCTTATCCTATAAACTGGATTTCCTCATTCCGTTGTCAAAGGTTGGTTACTCTTTGAGTGTCTCGACACATTTTAACTCTTGGTTACACAGCTAAAAACAGGAAGACGTTAAGTGGACATTCTTAAAACTAAGAACTATACATGTGCGTGCATGacatttttagtgtttctgtTCAATAAAGTACTGATTATAACTTTTTTCAACTTCAGtggaatgttttgttttaggttGACGAAAATATGAAAGCAGCCCAGAAGCGAAATGCGGTGCAGGaaggcatgttttattttcGGAAGGACGTCTTTAAAGGTTTGTGGGCCATTGTTAAATGGAGGCCATTATCATTCATATCAACAATGAGCTGGGAAACATTTGTATAAAGGCACAGCTAAAATATAGCGGACATTTTTGACACCGCATGCTGGttccaaattaatttaaaatttgtaattaatacacatttttaattgttttaaggCTGCAACCCGGTGTTAGATCCACCCTCCTCTGCTCAGAATGGAGTGGAGAGCGACGCTAATGACGGTGAAGAGTACACACTGATGAGTATTGACACCATTATCAATGGGAAGGTGTGTATGTTCCTTATAGCTTCAAAAATAAGCTAACGCAAGTTGAATAATAGTGtcaattttcatttcatatttatttctttttaggaAGGGGTGTTTCACGGCTTGATACCGATGTTAAACAGCTACCTTGAGAACATGGAGGTGGATGTGGACACGCGCTGCACTATTCTCAACTACCTGAAACTCATTAAAAAGCGTGCTTCTGGTATGCCTTTATTTACAGCGGCAgtgctgtttctgtttttttttgcctaataccatttttattaaattgaggTTTCTTGaaattttgattttcaaaacataaacacacatgcacatctattttatgaaatgcagtttttttaacccttttttGGCAGCTTAAATGATACAGGAAAACCGGTT from Puntigrus tetrazona isolate hp1 unplaced genomic scaffold, ASM1883169v1 S000001170, whole genome shotgun sequence carries:
- the gclc gene encoding glutamate--cysteine ligase catalytic subunit yields the protein MGLLSQGSPLNWEETKKHADHVRKHGILQFLNIYNKVKDRQKDVLKWGDEVEYMLVEMDDKHEKVCLVLNGKDVLEILQEKGEKINPNHPTLWRPEYGSYMIEGTPGQPYGGTMSEFNTVEDNMGKRRIEAASVLNKNETLLTVTSFPRLGCPGFTQPEYKPTPVEKGVSKSLFFPDEAINRHPRFSTLTRNIRHRRGEKVVINVPIFKDKNTPSPFVEAFPEDDGEAARGALPDHIYMDAMGFGMGNCCLQVTFQACSISEARYLYDQLATFCPIVMALSAASPFYRGYVSDIDCRWGVISASVDDRTREERGLEPLKNNKFRIHKSRYDSIDSYLSCCGEKYNDIELTIDEDINKQLLDAGIDKLLAQHIAHLFIRDPLSLFQEKIHLDDENESDHFENIQSTNWQTMRFKPPPPNSDIGWRVEFRPMEVQLTDFENSAYVVFIVLLTRVILSYKLDFLIPLSKVDENMKAAQKRNAVQEGMFYFRKDVFKGCNPVLDPPSSAQNGVESDANDGEEYTLMSIDTIINGKEGVFHGLIPMLNSYLENMEVDVDTRCTILNYLKLIKKRASGELMTMAKWMREFVAKHPQYKQDSVITDKINYDLLHKCDRIARGEEKCPELIGEPVNRGK